A genomic stretch from Tepidisphaeraceae bacterium includes:
- a CDS encoding transposase gives IERFFCRIRRCRRVATRYEKKAANFAGFVYLAAFITAEE, from the coding sequence ATCGAGCGATTCTTCTGCCGCATCCGCCGCTGCCGGCGCGTGGCCACGCGGTACGAGAAGAAGGCCGCCAACTTCGCCGGCTTCGTCTACCTCGCAGCCTTCATCACCGCGGAGGAATGA